Proteins encoded within one genomic window of Mycolicibacterium aubagnense:
- a CDS encoding sensor histidine kinase: MQLRLPIPALSLRAIVVVAALSVVATVLIIGTWVWIGVTNDQYSQLDRRLDSLSSLPDVNTLLSIAKQSPTGTPQPEGTLVRTVRIGAATVSMPTEIVLPQFENGYANTTINGVEYRVRTVTTGSASIALGAPLAEARSQIRTLHMRILAICSGVILGTFLVGGSMWFVMINPFRKLAQQARQINAQSKPEEVHVRGVSEAVEIAEAVEGMLSRIGEEQARTKAALESARDFASVASHELRTPLTAMRTNLEVLSTLDLGVEQRNEVIGDVMRTQSRIEATLTALERLAQGELTTADDLVPVDITELLDRAAHDAVRVYPDLNVALVPSATVLMLGLPVGLRLVVDNAIANAVKHGGATRVQLSAVSSHDGVQIAIDDNGTGVPEHERDAVFHRFARGSTASHSGSGLGLALVAQQAELHGGRASLAQSPLGGARLLLELPAPHPESD, from the coding sequence GTGCAGCTGCGATTACCGATACCGGCTTTGTCGTTGCGAGCCATCGTCGTTGTCGCCGCCTTGTCGGTGGTCGCGACGGTGCTGATCATCGGTACCTGGGTGTGGATCGGTGTCACCAACGACCAGTACAGCCAGCTCGACCGGCGGCTTGACTCTCTGAGCAGCCTGCCCGACGTCAATACCCTGCTGAGCATCGCCAAGCAGAGCCCCACGGGCACGCCCCAACCCGAGGGCACGCTGGTTCGCACCGTGCGGATCGGCGCGGCGACGGTCTCGATGCCGACGGAGATCGTGTTGCCGCAGTTCGAGAACGGGTACGCCAACACCACGATCAACGGCGTCGAGTACCGGGTCCGCACCGTCACGACGGGGTCGGCGTCGATCGCGCTCGGGGCACCATTGGCCGAGGCGCGGAGTCAGATCCGCACACTGCACATGCGCATCCTGGCCATCTGCAGCGGCGTCATCCTCGGCACGTTCCTCGTCGGTGGCTCGATGTGGTTCGTCATGATCAACCCGTTCCGCAAGCTCGCCCAGCAGGCAAGGCAGATCAACGCCCAGTCGAAACCCGAAGAAGTGCACGTACGTGGCGTCTCGGAGGCCGTCGAGATCGCGGAGGCGGTCGAGGGCATGTTGTCCCGCATCGGTGAGGAACAGGCCCGGACCAAGGCTGCGCTGGAATCGGCTCGCGACTTCGCCTCGGTCGCCTCGCACGAACTGCGTACCCCGCTGACGGCAATGCGCACCAACCTCGAAGTGCTGTCCACGCTCGACCTGGGCGTGGAGCAGCGCAACGAGGTGATCGGTGACGTCATGCGCACCCAGAGCCGCATCGAGGCGACGCTGACGGCTCTGGAGCGGCTGGCACAGGGCGAACTGACCACCGCCGACGATCTGGTCCCCGTCGACATCACCGAGCTGCTCGACCGGGCTGCCCACGACGCCGTGCGGGTGTACCCGGACCTCAACGTCGCTCTCGTGCCGTCGGCGACGGTGCTGATGCTCGGACTGCCCGTCGGGCTCCGGCTGGTGGTCGACAACGCGATCGCCAACGCGGTCAAGCACGGTGGCGCCACGCGCGTGCAGCTGTCCGCGGTCAGTTCACACGACGGGGTGCAGATCGCCATCGACGACAACGGCACCGGCGTGCCAGAACACGAACGCGACGCGGTCTTCCATCGCTTTGCGCGCGGCTCGACAGCGTCGCATTCGGGTTCCGGCCTCGGCTTGGCGCTGGTTGCCCAGCAGGCCGAACTTCACGGTGGCAGAGCGTCTTTGGCGCAGAGTCCCCTGGGTGGGGCGCGCCTGCTGCTTGAGCTACCCGCCCCGCACCCCGAATCCGACTAG
- the tpx gene encoding thiol peroxidase produces MAQITLRGNPINTVGDLPAVGSPAPAFALTGADLGPVTNEQFSGKAVVLNIFPSVDTPVCATSVRTFNQRVAADGATVVNVSKDLPFAQKRFCGAEDIENVSTASAFRDSFGEDYGVTIADGPMAGLLARAIVVIGADGNVAYTELVPEIAQEPDYDAALAAAK; encoded by the coding sequence ATGGCACAGATAACCCTGCGTGGAAACCCCATCAACACCGTCGGCGACCTGCCCGCTGTGGGCTCCCCGGCTCCGGCGTTCGCTTTGACCGGAGCTGACCTGGGTCCGGTGACCAACGAGCAGTTCAGCGGTAAGGCCGTGGTGCTCAACATCTTTCCGTCGGTCGACACCCCGGTGTGTGCCACCAGTGTGCGGACCTTCAACCAGCGGGTTGCGGCCGACGGCGCCACCGTCGTGAACGTGTCCAAGGATCTGCCGTTCGCCCAGAAGCGCTTCTGCGGCGCCGAGGACATCGAGAACGTCTCCACCGCGTCGGCGTTCCGGGACAGCTTCGGCGAGGACTACGGCGTGACCATCGCCGACGGCCCCATGGCCGGCCTGCTCGCCCGCGCCATCGTGGTGATCGGCGCCGACGGCAACGTGGCGTACACCGAACTGGTCCCCGAGATCGCCCAGGAACCGGACTACGACGCGGCTCTCGCTGCCGCCAAGTAA
- the ripD gene encoding NlpC/P60 family peptidoglycan-binding protein RipD — translation MRRMIVTMASAALLATPIAMAAPLVSAPLASADNATWTGGTHRQAIDFVIQRALSQRGVPFVYGGGNANGPSLPPANVTAAAAPVSQPAPQVGLQPTGVTQPVAAPQSNTLIPGLSGLFGPTPSTSAITPVPTTPGFDASGLIQYAFAGVGIKLPRSSGEQYKVGRKITADQALPGDLLFYGPAGSQSVAMFVGNGQMVEGTEPSVTVGPVRTSGMDPYLSRIIEWQ, via the coding sequence ATGCGACGGATGATTGTGACGATGGCGAGCGCAGCACTGCTTGCGACACCCATCGCGATGGCGGCCCCGCTGGTGTCGGCGCCCCTCGCGTCAGCCGACAACGCGACCTGGACCGGCGGTACTCACCGGCAGGCCATCGATTTCGTCATCCAGCGTGCGTTGTCGCAGCGCGGGGTGCCGTTCGTCTACGGCGGCGGCAACGCCAACGGTCCCAGCCTGCCTCCGGCCAATGTGACGGCCGCGGCGGCCCCGGTCAGCCAGCCGGCGCCTCAGGTGGGCCTACAGCCGACGGGTGTCACGCAGCCGGTTGCGGCGCCCCAGTCCAACACCCTCATCCCGGGCCTGTCGGGTCTGTTCGGCCCGACGCCGTCGACGAGTGCCATCACGCCCGTTCCGACCACGCCGGGCTTCGACGCCTCCGGTCTGATCCAGTACGCGTTCGCCGGCGTGGGCATCAAGCTGCCGCGTTCTTCGGGCGAGCAGTACAAGGTCGGCCGCAAGATCACTGCGGACCAGGCACTGCCGGGTGACCTGCTGTTCTACGGACCGGCCGGTTCGCAGAGCGTCGCGATGTTCGTCGGCAACGGCCAGATGGTCGAGGGCACCGAGCCGTCCGTCACCGTCGGCCCAGTCCGCACCAGCGGCATGGATCCGTACCTGAGCCGCATCATCGAATGGCAGTAG
- a CDS encoding MOSC domain-containing protein — MAAIQTVNLAVPQPSPDKDQLVTGIDKRPTSEPVQVRQPGPMQGGLGSGLVGDTIGDQQFHGGDDQAVYAYAREDLDEWQVRLDRELSNGSFGENLTTTGLDVNHALIGERWQIGDGGPLLEVSRPRIPCRTFAEWLEIRGWVKTFTKEAVPGAYLRIVTPGVLRAGASITVVSRPPHDVTVALVFRALTLEPELLPTLLPADALPEMIKERIRQRAH; from the coding sequence ATGGCAGCGATCCAGACGGTCAATCTGGCGGTCCCACAGCCCAGCCCCGACAAGGATCAGTTGGTCACGGGCATCGACAAGCGCCCGACTTCCGAGCCGGTGCAGGTCCGTCAACCCGGACCCATGCAGGGCGGCCTCGGCAGCGGCCTGGTCGGTGACACCATCGGTGACCAGCAGTTCCACGGCGGCGACGACCAGGCGGTGTACGCCTATGCCCGCGAAGACCTCGATGAGTGGCAGGTACGCCTCGACCGGGAGTTGAGCAACGGCTCATTCGGCGAGAACCTCACCACCACAGGGCTCGACGTGAACCACGCCCTCATCGGCGAACGCTGGCAGATCGGCGACGGCGGCCCACTCCTGGAAGTGAGCCGGCCGCGCATCCCGTGCCGCACCTTTGCCGAGTGGCTCGAAATCCGCGGTTGGGTCAAGACGTTCACCAAGGAAGCCGTACCCGGTGCCTACCTTCGGATCGTGACGCCGGGCGTGCTCCGCGCCGGGGCATCGATCACAGTGGTTTCCCGACCGCCGCACGACGTCACCGTCGCCCTGGTGTTTCGCGCGCTGACCCTCGAACCGGAGCTACTGCCGACCCTGCTGCCCGCCGATGCGTTGCCGGAGATGATCAAAGAACGAATCCGGCAGCGGGCGCACTAG
- a CDS encoding MFS transporter, with the protein MLVTVEAPAWTGHVRGSTDYRRLLGALFCAGVATFAQLYSPQAVLPLIARSLGSGAAASALMVSASTIGLALGVIGWSTLADRIGRVRAMSYSVCVATGLALLVPFAPTFQLLLAGRFAEGLALGGVPAIAVAYLTEEIEAGHAARAAGTYVAGTTIGGLLGRLVAAPVAELTDWRWAMFVVGLLCSAAAVGFMRLAPEPQGFVPAGEQSEGSLAHRLAANLRSPRQLVLYLQGFLLMGGFVAMYNFLGFRLSAAPFGLPQTVVSLVFVAYLAGTWASAWAGAAASRYGRRPVLLGSVVVMGVGVVITLSHNVFTVLAGLLIATAGFFGAHATASGWTGQLATVGKAQAGSLYNLAYYAGSSVIGWVGGIAFDAAGWTAVAAVIVMLEVVAGVAAAAVLRD; encoded by the coding sequence CTGCTTGTGACTGTTGAAGCGCCTGCCTGGACCGGCCATGTGCGTGGATCCACCGACTACCGCAGGCTGCTCGGTGCGCTGTTCTGCGCCGGTGTCGCGACATTCGCGCAGCTGTATTCGCCGCAGGCCGTCCTACCGTTGATCGCCCGCAGCCTGGGTTCCGGCGCGGCGGCATCGGCACTCATGGTGTCGGCATCGACAATCGGCTTGGCGCTGGGCGTGATCGGCTGGTCGACGCTGGCCGACCGGATCGGCCGGGTGCGTGCGATGTCCTATTCGGTCTGTGTGGCAACGGGTTTGGCATTGCTGGTGCCTTTCGCGCCGACGTTTCAGCTGCTCCTCGCCGGCCGATTCGCCGAAGGTCTGGCACTCGGGGGAGTGCCGGCGATCGCGGTGGCCTACCTGACTGAGGAGATCGAGGCCGGCCACGCCGCGCGGGCGGCCGGCACCTACGTCGCCGGCACTACGATCGGCGGGTTGCTCGGCCGTCTGGTCGCGGCACCGGTGGCCGAGCTCACCGACTGGCGGTGGGCCATGTTCGTCGTCGGATTGCTCTGCAGCGCAGCGGCTGTCGGGTTCATGCGGCTCGCACCCGAACCTCAGGGGTTCGTCCCGGCCGGCGAGCAATCCGAGGGCTCCCTGGCGCACCGATTGGCCGCCAACCTCCGTAGCCCCCGGCAGCTGGTGCTCTATCTGCAGGGCTTCCTGCTGATGGGCGGATTCGTGGCGATGTACAACTTCCTCGGCTTCCGGCTGAGCGCGGCGCCGTTCGGCTTGCCGCAGACCGTCGTCAGCCTGGTGTTCGTGGCCTACCTGGCGGGTACCTGGGCATCGGCGTGGGCCGGGGCCGCGGCCAGTCGCTACGGCCGGCGTCCGGTACTGCTGGGCAGTGTCGTGGTGATGGGCGTTGGTGTGGTGATCACGTTGAGCCACAACGTGTTTACGGTCCTCGCCGGTCTCCTGATCGCCACCGCGGGGTTCTTCGGTGCGCATGCCACCGCGTCGGGCTGGACGGGCCAGCTGGCCACGGTGGGCAAGGCGCAGGCCGGCTCGCTGTACAACTTGGCCTACTACGCCGGCTCGAGTGTCATCGGATGGGTCGGCGGCATCGCGTTCGATGCCGCCGGGTGGACGGCGGTGGCGGCCGTCATCGTGATGCTCGAGGTCGTCGCCGGAGTGGCGGCTGCTGCGGTGCTGCGCGATTGA
- a CDS encoding LysR family transcriptional regulator, translating to MLLDELRWFVVLAETEHVTAAAEELGVAQPTLSRALARLENQVGTPLFDRIGRRLQLNGYGRIMLEHARRSIAEMDAAHSRIDALLDPDSGLVRLAFLHSAANWFVPEALRQFRALAPAVRFELFQGAAHDIAERLRTGQADVAITSPRPAQVPCTWRVLYVERLCLAVPADHRLAGRARVRLGEVADETFIALGAEFGLRQLTDQVWAESGITPEIAFEAMEIPTMEGLVAAGFGVAVVPVPRPGRGDPSVTYIPLSDTRVKREIGMAWVRGRELPPAAGRFAEFVTAAGF from the coding sequence GTGCTCCTCGACGAACTCCGCTGGTTCGTCGTCCTGGCTGAAACCGAGCACGTCACCGCCGCCGCGGAAGAACTGGGTGTTGCCCAACCGACGCTGTCGCGGGCCTTGGCCCGCTTGGAAAACCAGGTCGGCACACCGCTTTTCGATCGCATTGGTCGCCGTCTTCAGCTGAACGGCTACGGCCGGATCATGCTCGAACATGCCCGCCGCAGCATCGCCGAGATGGATGCCGCGCACAGCCGGATCGACGCCCTGCTCGATCCGGACAGCGGCCTGGTGCGGTTGGCCTTTCTGCATTCGGCGGCCAATTGGTTTGTACCGGAGGCGCTTCGGCAGTTCCGGGCGCTGGCGCCGGCCGTGCGGTTCGAGTTGTTCCAGGGTGCGGCGCACGACATTGCGGAGCGGCTGCGTACCGGCCAGGCCGATGTCGCGATCACTTCTCCGCGGCCGGCGCAGGTGCCGTGCACGTGGCGGGTGTTGTATGTCGAACGGCTCTGTCTGGCGGTGCCCGCCGATCACCGCCTGGCCGGGCGGGCGCGCGTGCGCTTGGGTGAGGTGGCCGACGAGACCTTCATCGCACTCGGCGCGGAATTCGGGCTGCGTCAGCTGACCGATCAGGTCTGGGCCGAGAGTGGCATCACGCCCGAGATCGCGTTCGAAGCCATGGAGATTCCGACGATGGAGGGCCTGGTGGCTGCGGGCTTCGGCGTCGCGGTGGTGCCGGTGCCGCGGCCGGGTCGTGGCGATCCTTCGGTGACGTACATCCCATTGTCCGACACCCGGGTCAAGCGCGAAATCGGTATGGCATGGGTTCGGGGTCGCGAATTGCCTCCTGCCGCAGGGCGATTCGCCGAGTTCGTGACCGCGGCGGGCTTTTGA
- the katG gene encoding catalase/peroxidase HPI, whose product MPEETHPPIGEAQTEPAESGCPMRIKPPVEGGSNRDWWPGAVNLKILQKNPPAIDPTDEGYDYRQAVQSLDFEAFERDFDELLTNSQEWWPADFGHYGPLFVRMSWHAAGTYRVEDGRGGGGRGMQRFAPLNSWPDNVSLDKARRLLWPLKKKYGKKISWSDLIVYAGNRAMEHMGFKTAGFAFGRPDFWEPEEDIYWGSEHEWLGSRDRYAGTDRTKLENPLAASHMGLIYVNPEGPEGNPDYLAAAIDIRETFGRMAMNDIETAALIVGGHTFGKTHGATDIENGVEPEAAPLEQMGLGWANPGLGNDTVSSGLEVTWTHTPTKWDNSFLEILYGNEWELTKSPAGANQWKPKDGGWANSVPMAQGTGKTHPSMLTTDLSMRFDPIYGEITRRWLDHPEELAEEYAKAWFKLLHRDMGPVVRYLGPLVPKQTWLWQDIVPAGKTLSAADVATLKTAIAESGLSVQQLVNTAWKAAASFRSSDMRGGANGGRIRLQPQLGWEVNEPDELAQVIRKLEEIQQASPTGVSFADLVVLGGVVGLEKAIKDAGFDVAVPFTSGRGDAGQDQTDVESFAYLEPKGDGFRNFVGKGDTLPSEYRLIDRANLLGLSAPEMAVLIGGLRVLGANHGGSDLGVLTQNVGHLTNDYFVNLTDMSTKWAPSPADDGTYVGTDRDSGAPKWTASRVDLLFGSNSQLRALAEVYAEDDAKEKFVKDFVAAWAKVMDADRFDIR is encoded by the coding sequence GTGCCTGAGGAAACTCACCCTCCGATCGGAGAAGCACAGACCGAGCCCGCCGAAAGCGGTTGCCCGATGCGCATCAAGCCGCCTGTCGAGGGTGGTAGCAACCGGGACTGGTGGCCGGGCGCGGTCAACCTGAAGATCCTGCAGAAGAACCCGCCGGCCATCGATCCGACCGACGAGGGCTACGACTACCGACAGGCCGTTCAGAGCCTCGACTTCGAAGCATTTGAGCGCGATTTCGACGAGCTGCTGACCAATTCGCAAGAGTGGTGGCCGGCCGACTTCGGCCACTACGGCCCACTTTTCGTGCGGATGTCCTGGCACGCCGCCGGCACCTACCGGGTCGAGGACGGCCGCGGCGGCGGCGGGCGTGGCATGCAGCGATTCGCTCCGCTGAACAGCTGGCCCGACAACGTCAGCCTGGACAAGGCGCGGCGCCTGCTGTGGCCGCTCAAGAAGAAGTACGGCAAGAAGATCTCGTGGTCCGACCTCATCGTCTACGCCGGTAACCGCGCGATGGAGCACATGGGCTTCAAGACGGCGGGCTTCGCGTTCGGTCGCCCGGACTTCTGGGAGCCCGAGGAGGACATCTACTGGGGTTCGGAGCACGAGTGGCTGGGGTCGCGGGACCGCTACGCGGGAACCGACCGCACCAAGCTGGAGAACCCGCTGGCCGCCAGCCACATGGGCCTCATCTACGTCAATCCCGAAGGCCCCGAAGGTAACCCGGACTACCTGGCTGCTGCCATCGATATCCGTGAGACCTTCGGGCGCATGGCGATGAACGACATCGAGACCGCGGCCCTGATCGTCGGTGGTCACACGTTCGGCAAGACCCACGGCGCCACCGACATCGAGAACGGCGTGGAGCCCGAGGCCGCACCGCTGGAGCAGATGGGCCTGGGCTGGGCCAACCCCGGCCTCGGCAACGACACCGTCAGCAGTGGCCTCGAGGTCACCTGGACGCACACCCCGACCAAGTGGGACAACAGCTTCCTGGAGATCCTCTACGGCAACGAGTGGGAGCTGACCAAGAGCCCGGCGGGCGCCAACCAGTGGAAGCCCAAGGACGGCGGCTGGGCCAACTCGGTGCCGATGGCACAGGGCACCGGCAAGACCCACCCGTCGATGCTGACCACCGACCTGTCGATGCGGTTCGACCCGATCTACGGCGAGATCACCCGCCGCTGGCTGGATCACCCCGAGGAGCTGGCCGAGGAGTACGCCAAGGCCTGGTTCAAGCTGCTGCACCGTGACATGGGACCGGTCGTGCGTTACCTCGGTCCGCTGGTGCCCAAGCAGACCTGGCTGTGGCAGGACATCGTGCCGGCCGGCAAGACGCTGTCCGCCGCTGATGTCGCAACCCTCAAGACCGCCATCGCCGAGTCGGGCCTGTCGGTGCAGCAGCTGGTGAACACCGCGTGGAAGGCGGCGGCCTCGTTCCGCTCGAGCGACATGCGTGGTGGTGCAAACGGTGGTCGCATACGGCTGCAGCCGCAGCTCGGCTGGGAGGTCAACGAGCCCGACGAGCTGGCTCAGGTGATCCGCAAGCTCGAGGAGATCCAGCAGGCGTCGCCGACGGGCGTGTCGTTCGCCGACCTGGTGGTCCTCGGCGGTGTCGTCGGCCTCGAAAAGGCCATCAAGGACGCCGGTTTCGACGTCGCGGTGCCGTTCACCTCGGGCCGTGGCGATGCCGGCCAGGATCAGACCGACGTCGAGTCGTTCGCCTACCTCGAGCCCAAGGGCGACGGCTTCCGGAACTTCGTCGGCAAGGGTGACACCCTGCCGTCCGAGTACCGGCTGATCGACCGGGCCAACCTGCTGGGTCTGTCGGCGCCGGAGATGGCCGTGCTGATCGGCGGTCTGCGCGTGCTCGGTGCCAACCACGGTGGTTCGGACCTCGGCGTACTGACGCAGAACGTGGGTCACCTGACCAACGACTACTTCGTCAACCTGACCGACATGTCCACCAAGTGGGCTCCGTCGCCGGCAGATGACGGCACCTACGTCGGCACCGATCGTGACAGCGGCGCACCGAAGTGGACCGCCAGCCGGGTCGACCTGCTGTTCGGCTCGAACTCGCAGCTGCGGGCGCTGGCCGAGGTATACGCCGAGGATGACGCCAAGGAGAAGTTCGTCAAGGACTTCGTCGCGGCGTGGGCCAAGGTGATGGACGCCGACCGGTTCGACATCCGGTAA
- a CDS encoding Fur family transcriptional regulator — protein sequence MTTDYTEQLRSADLRVTRPRLAVLEAVTGRPHADTETVFDAVRAILPDVSRQAVYDVLAALTTAGLIRRIQPSGSVARYETRVGDNHHHVVCRSCGAIADIDCATGETPCLTPSDSHGVLDGFVVDEAEVIYWGMCPDCATATTSRSHP from the coding sequence GTGACAACCGATTACACGGAGCAGCTGCGTTCCGCAGATCTCCGTGTGACCCGGCCTCGCCTCGCAGTCCTCGAGGCGGTGACCGGGCGGCCGCACGCCGATACGGAGACGGTCTTCGACGCGGTTCGCGCCATCCTGCCCGACGTCTCCCGTCAAGCGGTCTACGACGTGCTGGCCGCCCTGACCACGGCCGGGCTGATCCGGCGCATTCAGCCATCAGGGTCGGTGGCACGGTACGAAACCCGGGTGGGGGACAACCACCACCACGTCGTGTGCCGTTCCTGTGGCGCCATCGCCGACATCGACTGCGCCACCGGCGAAACGCCCTGCCTGACCCCGTCGGACAGTCACGGCGTGCTCGACGGCTTCGTTGTCGATGAGGCCGAAGTCATCTACTGGGGCATGTGCCCCGACTGCGCTACCGCTACAACTTCACGATCACATCCGTGA
- a CDS encoding GGDEF domain-containing protein — protein MTAAGLNHYYWLTSLLAARGLQTRTCRVIAALNAVLGMVPALLIFSPAGPHGPVREAVAIAIGVFALGVGAAWLRHSWPSQRFSAVSVSLGSIPMSAACLIMSDPMLGLLATSAFIFSSGYVAFLHRPSVLAGPWTLGGLTLGYLAIQIGYHDPALAACAVLIIALLNVFVFVTCRVAIGLSSTDIHHSEIEPLTGMLNTDGLYSRAANLLAARNRQDDRHMVLAVVSIDSFPLLSSMSGPRRANRARIDVSQALRETVRRNAIAAHISDSDFIIADTFTTPDASPLIDRVQGAMKSTPSRVTASIGVVVTPLAPLTVHPPEIVIDALLAVAAQAMERAREDGGNDVRYDVRDDLPINE, from the coding sequence ATGACCGCTGCCGGACTGAATCACTACTACTGGCTCACCTCACTACTCGCCGCGCGTGGCCTGCAGACCAGAACATGTCGCGTGATCGCCGCTCTCAACGCCGTGCTCGGTATGGTTCCCGCACTGCTGATATTCAGCCCGGCCGGCCCGCACGGGCCGGTGCGCGAAGCCGTCGCCATCGCCATCGGAGTCTTCGCGCTCGGTGTAGGCGCCGCCTGGCTCCGCCATTCCTGGCCGTCCCAGCGGTTCTCCGCGGTCTCGGTGTCCCTCGGCTCGATCCCGATGAGCGCCGCCTGCCTGATCATGTCCGACCCCATGCTCGGACTCTTGGCCACCAGCGCGTTCATCTTCTCCAGCGGCTACGTGGCGTTCCTGCACCGTCCCAGCGTGCTCGCCGGCCCCTGGACCCTCGGTGGGCTCACCCTGGGATACCTGGCGATTCAGATCGGGTACCACGACCCCGCCCTGGCCGCCTGCGCCGTGCTGATCATCGCGCTGCTCAACGTCTTCGTGTTCGTCACCTGCCGCGTGGCAATCGGGTTGAGCTCCACGGACATCCACCACAGTGAGATCGAGCCGCTGACCGGCATGCTCAACACGGACGGCCTCTATTCACGCGCCGCGAACCTGCTCGCTGCCCGGAACCGGCAGGACGACCGTCACATGGTGCTGGCCGTGGTCAGCATCGACAGCTTTCCCCTGCTGTCGTCCATGTCCGGTCCCCGGCGCGCCAACCGGGCCCGCATCGACGTCAGCCAGGCGTTGCGGGAGACGGTGCGCCGAAACGCGATCGCCGCGCACATCTCCGACAGTGACTTCATCATCGCCGACACCTTCACCACCCCCGACGCGTCGCCGCTGATCGACCGGGTCCAGGGCGCCATGAAGTCCACACCGTCACGGGTGACCGCGAGCATCGGTGTGGTGGTCACCCCCTTGGCCCCGCTGACGGTGCACCCACCCGAGATCGTCATCGACGCGCTGCTGGCCGTGGCAGCGCAGGCCATGGAACGCGCCCGCGAGGACGGCGGCAACGACGTCCGCTACGACGTGCGGGACGACCTGCCGATCAACGAGTAG
- a CDS encoding Rv0518 family GDSL lipase: MRHLTTLLLAAVLCVSSVVSAPGSAHAHPNVRPGTPPDRVAVISDSYTNGTNFGGEGPRSWAAQAGRNLDAWGVPIAADVAAEGRAGYVVRGDHGSIFRDLTARGVRPDDALVVFFGSRNDQGADLMQLSAMAHDAFMLARATAPGAKLLVIGPPWPTADVPPAVLQIRDVLAMQAGMAGATFVDPIAERWFVDRPDLIAPDGVHPTDAGHDYLAGLIAPRIKAELPTR; encoded by the coding sequence GTGCGTCATCTGACCACCTTGTTGTTGGCAGCTGTGCTGTGCGTGTCGTCCGTGGTGAGCGCGCCCGGATCGGCGCACGCCCATCCGAACGTGCGCCCGGGTACGCCGCCCGACCGCGTCGCGGTGATCAGCGATTCGTATACCAACGGCACGAACTTCGGTGGAGAGGGTCCGCGGAGCTGGGCGGCGCAGGCGGGCCGGAACCTGGATGCCTGGGGCGTCCCGATCGCCGCCGACGTCGCCGCCGAAGGCCGCGCCGGGTACGTGGTGCGCGGCGACCACGGCAGCATCTTCCGGGACCTGACCGCGCGGGGCGTGCGTCCGGACGACGCGCTCGTGGTGTTCTTCGGTTCGCGCAACGACCAGGGCGCCGACCTCATGCAACTGTCGGCGATGGCGCACGACGCGTTCATGCTGGCCCGGGCGACGGCGCCGGGTGCCAAGCTGCTGGTGATCGGGCCGCCGTGGCCGACGGCCGACGTGCCGCCCGCGGTGCTCCAGATCCGCGACGTGCTCGCCATGCAGGCCGGCATGGCCGGTGCCACGTTCGTCGATCCGATCGCCGAGCGCTGGTTCGTCGATCGTCCGGATCTGATCGCGCCCGACGGGGTGCACCCCACCGATGCCGGGCACGACTACCTGGCGGGGCTCATCGCGCCGCGGATCAAGGCGGAACTGCCTACTCGTTGA